The Gossypium hirsutum isolate 1008001.06 chromosome D02, Gossypium_hirsutum_v2.1, whole genome shotgun sequence region caaccaatttttatatcaaatttttaatattttagaatACATAAATTTTTTGTACTTTCCTATTAGAAGAATATTTATTTGACTCAACTCCCTATTTAATATCTGGAGTAAGTTTTCTTCATTCATCATTATGCATATACTCCCTTTTGTTTTgtactaaaaaaaaactcaacaatAATAGTGTACTTAGAGAGAATGATGACATAATTGGATATTTACGGGCATTTTTATTTGCATTGTATGAtggattcaaaaaatattaaattaaattttttttaaggtttccatttcacttttaaaatttttattttccaattaaGATATTGATGTAGAGTCTTGAGAGagtaaaaaaatttggaataattgaaactattatttgaaattaaaataatattatttttattatttaaataatttgagaGGAGTTATCCATACTTATCATCTaccaattataatttttttattgattaaattataaaacaattatataGGTGATATCTTCCAAGATACAATGATTTCATGTTTAAGCTCTAATAAATGTGGTTTataaaaaattttttaaaaaaaaagtacaagttctattttttaaaaagtatattgtatatatattttttgtaatttttagttttttctaaTGATGATGTCATTATGACGTCATATATATCACATGATTGCATATGACAGGATGGTTTTTTCTAATGGtatggtttagggactaaaatgtggattaatcattttcttaatatTGTTGTTGAGTCAAAGTACAAGTATGTAATTTCCAAATTTAATAGTTGTAGTGAGGATTTGAGTTTGATGGGCCGTTGATGAGGCTCGTGGCTTGTGATCTTTCTTCCTAGTTGCAATGGCAATAGAGTAGCCCATTTCTTACGCCGCTTGGGCCTTACTAGTACGAATGACCTTTCTTTTGGGTTAAAGCATCTTAGAGAGATTCGTGATCTTGTATTGTCACAATCATTCTTCAGTGAGTCCATTTGTCTCATAACTAAACTTTGGTGAAATCTTTTTGTCAAATATTACATTTTGGTCATTAACTTATAACTGTTAATGTTTGTTACAATTTTAACTTGAAAAGTGAAGAGGGACATTGATTCAAAGGTTAACATCTAATTTGATCCTTTCCCTAtaattaaaacattcaatttgatactttaacatttttaacaataattctgaaaatttattaaaaaattctaaaaatgtaaaataaaatcttaaaaaaatctgaaaattcattatttatttaatgaaattataaaaataattttaaaattataattatgtaaaagaattaaaaattcataaaaattatataataaaccAGCATCTTCATCACTGTTCTTTGCCAAATTAGAGGCCATGCTACTCTTCCTGAATGATCTGATTGGTGGCCACTGGCCATCCTACCACCTGTGCCCTGTTACAGAAATGACAAAGAACTTCTcaataatttatgtaaaattatataCTAACCAGCTGCTatcaaaaaagaggaaaaaaaagacGAGAGATCAAAATTCCCAACATTTGacaaataaacaataaataaataaataaataaaggattgTGGTGAACAGCACACTAAGAACTGGAAAATTCTAGGAAAATCCTAAGAAAATTTCCATTTTGCAAGAATGTTTTGAAGCAAACAAGTTTCTTTACCTCCAACAATTGAGAAGTAGAAACCAAAaggttaaagaaaaaaagaaaaagaaagaggttttaaaataaaacttactTTGAAGCTGTTggtttattatataatttttatgaatgtttaatttttttaaaatatttttataatttcaaaaaataaagaatgaattttcagattttttatatttttagaatttttaatattttttttcaaatttattgttaaaaatattgtaaaagtaCCAAATTATATGTTTTAGTTATAGTTCTGGGATCAAATTAGATATTAACCCTTGAATTAATGTGTTGCCTCACTTTTGCATTAAGGTTGTAATCGCCAATAACAGACAAGTGACCTAAATCGATAACGTTTGTTACcaaaatgtaacatttcatattttagttgcaaaaaatttcaccaaaatttagtgacatttttatagtttaccgtTAAGATTAAGGGCCTGAATAAAATTATTTACCTATATTAACCATTCATGTCAACCAATCAACATAAGTTTTATCTGTTGAAGAATGATTCAAGACCTTAACTGATGCAACGTGTTAGTTTTTTAGTTGttccttatttttctattttttgttgaGATATGATTTAGTGCCAGTTTTTTTTCGTTTCTTCTATTGAGATTTGTTGCTGTGTAAAGTTTATATAAGAAGctgatttttatttgaataaaatgtaTCAGTTTTTCCCAAATATACTATAGCTTATTTGTGTCCATAACCTGTTTGATAAAATTACTCTTAGAAACCTTTTTACCATCTCTTATTTTTAAAGGCTATTTTGAGTTTCTCCTCTACAACACTATCATATCATAGTGGAAAAAAGAGAGTCAAATTTCagttttggtccttttaccatggctaaatttattatttaatctcTATCTTTAAATATGCCAATGgtctctaaaatttaaaattcaatccacatactttgattttgagACATTGAGTTcctatacttttttatttaaaaatcttggtCCTCTGTCAATTTTTTTGTTAGAATTGGTGACGTGACTGTTATAGAAAGGTGAAACAACTcttttagccctcaacatttacaattttttattattttggtcctTACTCATTAAAAGTACATaaacaaatacaaaaaatattttctaaattaaaatttttcggattttcactaaaaatatgaaaaatatgtgaaaaattaaaaactctttaaaattaaaattaatttctaacaaaatcattttaaataaattttaaaaaaataaaaaattaaaaagtgttATTTACTTCATCGGTCCCTCTAAACTAgtacatattaaatcaaatattcattCCTACTTTCTAGCATTtcttaatatttaaaatgaatatttgaaaaaaaaattatgaaatgaaacaattattGACGATCATTTTAAATACTAACAATTCGGTTATGGTAGCTTCTATTGCATTTCCCAAATTCAAAGTAGAATCTTGTGTATATTGTTGGAAGGAATAAAGTAGTAAATAATCAAGAGTAAAAATATTGGGCAAAGACATGAAACCTAAAATAAATTAGGCATTGACAATAATAGggtaatctcttgaattttattaatAGACCTCAAGGGTATTATTTATACAATAGTAATTACGTAGGAACCAAATTGTTAAAAGATAACATCCCATTATGTCTTATAATATCCTATtaggaatcaaattgctaaaAGGTAATATCCCAACTCATAATAATATCCTATAACATCCCATTAGGAATTAAATTGCTAAAagataatatcccataataatatcTAACACCCCCTCAAGTTGGAGCATACAGATCATAAATGCCCAACTTGCTAAGAAGATATTCAAATTGCAGTTTATCAAGTGCCTTTGTAAAAATATCAACCAATTGAATTAAGGTCGGAACATAAGAATGTGCAATCAAGCCATCCTGGATTCCATCCCTAACAAAGTGACACTTCACTTCAATATGTTTAGTATGCTCGTGAAATACAAGATTCTATGCAATATGCAACGTAGATTGACTATCACAAAATAAATGAATTGCTTTAGGATAATTAACACCTAAGCTTAATAGCAAGGCATTCAGCCACTTGAGCTAACAAGTGACGGAAGCCATAGACATATACTCAACCTTCATAAGAGAACACGAAACAATATGTTGTTTCTTAGTTCTCTAGGAAATAGGAGATTGTCCTAGAAAGACAAACCAGCCAGTAAGCGAACGTCGAGTTAACAAACAAGCAGCCTTTCAATTACCGGACTACACGCAAAGCCTTTCAATTACCGGACTACACGCAGAGCCGTGTCCCAATACTCTTGCCTTGGCACATGAACCAAGTATGCGAAATTAGGTCTAGTCACTTCCAAATAAATCAAACGACCCATTAACTGTCTGTACGACTTAGGATCAAACAAAATTATCTCTGTAGCATGCGCTAATATATGATTTTACTCTATTGGTGATATTGCAGGCTTTGCTCCAAAAAGATCCGCCTCCAAAATAATATCAAGTGCATATTTTCTTTGACAAAGAAATAACCCCAAAGAGCTACGAGCTACGAGCTACGAGCTACCTCTATCCCtaaaaaacatttcaaaacacaaAGATCCTTCATATGGAAGCAAGAACTAAGATACCCCTTAAAAGTTTTCAAAGCAACATAATTGTTCCCAGAAATAAGCAAATCATCAATATAAACTAGCACATTAATACGTACAGGTTCCTTAATGTATGTGAAGAGAGAATAATCAAAATATGATTGAagaattttataaacttttagtGCAATAACAAGCTTCCCAAACTAACACCGAGTAGTCTGTTTCAACCCAAACAAAGACTTGCGCAAACGACAAACCATTCCAGATTTATCAGGAGCAAAACCTAGAAGAAGTTTTATGTAAACCTCTTTATCAAGATCACCATGCAGGAAGGCATTATGGACATTTATCTGATGTAACTCTTAATTTTTCAAAGCTGCAATAGTTAATAAAGCCCGAACAATCACCAGTTTCGCCACAGGTGCGGAAGTTTCATTATAGTCAATACCTTCTACCTAGTAATTACCAAAAACAACAAGACGAGCTTTATGTCTCTCAATGCTTCCATTGAAATTATATTTAATCTTGTACACCCACTTACTACCAATGCTTTCTTTCTAGGGGGAAGTGTTTCCATATACCAAGTGTCATTATCCTCTAGAGCACAAATCTCCTTTTGAATAGCATCACGCCATCATGCATCCTTTACAGCCTCTTTAAAAGACTGTGGCTCGACCTTTGCAGTAATAGTTGCAAGAAAATTTTGGTGTTTCATAGTAAATTTGTCACAATTAACATAATACGCTATAGGAAATGGAGTACATGAGGAAGGCTGCAAAATAGGTGAGGTGAGAGATGAGCTTTTCTTTATGATAGTATGAGTGACAAAATCCCAAAGCTTCATAGAGCAAATTTTGTGCCTATGCCTTCATCCCAATTCAGGTGCATCATTAGCCAAAGCCCTCTGTACCACCGTGTCAttggaggaagaagaagataCCACAGGTGTCGGAGAACTCGCAGGTGGAAAACTCAGAGGCTGTAGAGTAGCAAACGGAGGAACTGTCACCAGTTCCAACACATCTCATTAaccaaaatatgtataaaaaattatgcCTACACTCCCATATGGCAGAGCAACATTGCCAGGCTCAATAGTTGCAGCATTTCCAtccaaatatgaaaaaatatccTTAAAAAATTTCACATCGCGGGACACAAAGAACTTTTTAGATACCAGATCATATAAATACCAATCCCTTTTTCCAAAAGGGTACTCAACAAAAATGCACTTTCGACTTTGACTAGCAAACTTACCCTTAGAATGATGATTATGAGCAAAATATAAGCAACCAAACACACGAAGATCATCAAACAAAGGAGGGCTACCAAACAACATTTCATAGGGTGTTTTATTGTAAAGAAGAGGTGAATGAATTCAATTAATGATATGAGAAGCAACCAACACACACTCCCTCCAAAAAGATATAGTCAGATTTCCCTGAAAACGCAAAACACGAgctacatttaaaatttattgatttttcctCTCCACTCTCCTATTCTGTTAAGGAGTACCAACACAAGATGTTTGAAAAATAATGTCATTTGCAAGAAAATAATCTTGAAGACAATTAAATTATGTCCCATTATCACTTCTAACACACTTTATTTGTTGAGAAAATTGACAATCAACCATAACAATAAATGACatgaaaactttgaaaacctCATTTTTATTTTCCAATAGATATACCCAAACAGCACGAGAGAAATCATCAACCAAtgtcaaaaaataatgaaatccACAAGTTGAAGGAGTGTCATAAAACCCCCCATAAATCACAATGAACTAACTCAAAAATACAAGTGACTTTTTGTTCACTAATTGGAAAACTATTTCTAGTCTGCTTAGCACGATGACAAATTTCACATGCTTTATTCAAATGATCTCTAGAGTTACTAACATAAGGAAGTAACTTTACTACTTTCTCGAAAGGATGACCCAACCTTTTATGCCAAAGTTCCAAAGAGGATGAAGCTTCAACCAAAATCGCTTTGACCGTCAAAACCTGCCAGAAGTAGTAAAATCCATCTCGTCTCTCACCTGGTCCAATCAGCTCCCTCGAATAAAGGTTTTGAATAACAAATACGTTAGTAGAAAATTGGACAAAACAGttcatataatcatttaattgggaaaccaaaattaaattgcaGTTTAATTTAGGAACGTAAAGAACGTGTTTTAAGTGAATTTTGTTCATCAATTTAGCCATTTCTTATTAGGTAACCACTATTGTTTGACCATTAGGGAGTCCTACGAAACATACTACAACATCTTTCACATTCGTCAAACACATAAGATCACCTGTAACATGATTTGGACACCCcgtatcaataatccaattattCTTGGGCTTGTCATTCAATTGAGTGGAAGTTGATTGTTTATTACCAAACACTGTCAAAAGAGACTGCCATTGATTAATGGTAAAACCAGGAAGTGTCGCCCCCCTTAGTGGTGTTGAAGGTGGAGAAGACTCGCCAGCTATTTagaatgatgaaagaaaaaaaaattgtgtcaaAAACCTTGCTCAGATGCCATGACAAGAATAAggtaatctcttgaattttattgataaaccTCAAgggtatttatatttataaagtaGTAGTTACGtaggaatcaaattgctaaaagataatatcacataataataTCTTATGATATCCCATTAGAAATCAAATTGCTAAGAGATAGTATCTCATCCCATAATAATATCCTAACAGGCATAAATCTTggtatcctcttatttaaggatTGAGGAGGACTATGGGTAATTTTAGGCATTGTATCAAAGAATAAAGATTAGGAATAATAGTACTACACTCATATGAaaagaagtaaataaaaaaactcacgtaagctgaaatcattaaaaatactaattatttggattaattaataatattataataatagaaTGATCAAATTAGATCAATAAAAGTATATtgattaaatcataaatttgAGCATGATAAATACCATAATATGATCTAAGGCCATTTTACACCTAACATGATccattctttatatatatatatagtcataATAAAAAGTTTACACATCATTTTCTAATATATGTATCATATTGCGATTAGATTACATCACATTAACACGTCTATTTATCTAAGATTAGATTCTAAGTCTTGTgagggttttttctttttctttttaaaaaaattaatatgtcgTTCCATCGCATTTTTACTAACGAATTCTTAATTATAAATTAGAACTGCAAACAcaattacaatataataatatatttatgaataattataaccataattaattattaaataatataattaaattgaaatatgaataaataaatctaGACTAAAATAAAATCTAGATTAAAATATGCATTCAGCAGTGTCTTGTTGTGAATGAATAAATGATTCAAAACACGTATCACTTCTAGGAACCCAATAATTGGAAAACGTATGTAGTTTTAATCCTCTTTTCGGTTCAATCATCAATAATACCAAAGACAGAATAGTTGTGTTTGATGACTCATGATCCTTAGATTTGTAGGAAAAGTGGAGAAAGCATCACTCTGGAATTTCAAATACAATAACTACATATTCTGTATCAATGGCATCCAAGACATAAATTAAAACATGGCAGAAATACATACATCCTGGCTCATTTGTTGTGTGTTGTGGTGTGGTTGAAAAGAAATGAGGTATCTGAACTCACAACAAATTTGATAACTTGGGGTGGGTACATTTTAGTGATTCAATCAAACAGGACATTCACTGGAATCTTCCAAGCATTTGACATCATTTTTGTCAGGCTCCCCTGTCTGTTCATTCTCTGTCGTATCTTCTTTTGGCTTAACATCTGGTTCAATATCTACACCTACAGGATACACTTCTGAGGGGCCTAATGTGCTAAACACTACAACACCTTTCATTTGTTCTGGTATCTTCTTCTCCTCTATAACCTTTTCGCTGTTTCTGTAAATTGCGTAAAGCAGCATCTGGAGCATCCCCAGGACGAAGCCTATCACATTTGGAAGCTGTAAACCAaccaagtaaaataaaataatcatttcacTTAACTTCATTAAATTTTGATACTACATTCGGTGCATCATCAAATATTAACCTATAGAACAAAACTACTTACAGCTACACAGAGGTCCTTCATAAATAGTCCATAGGCAAACCACATTACTGCACTCAATGTTAGGAAAAATGATAAGTTGAAAGGCATGAACTCAACGCTCTTTGTTCGAATTACTCGTGCCTGGGGACAATATAATACAACATAtgattagaaaaatattaattaaaaacttgaagaaattaatatatatatatatatgatactgACCACAATGTTTAAGGGGGCTGCAAACACAGATACAGAGATAGCAACGCAAATCCAACCCAGAACCTGGACACGAATTGAACCTTTCACCAGGAAGTGTGTGAGAATAATGATGAATGAGAAGAGCGCAACGTTCATAGCTACAAAAAGTTTTATAGCAGACACCTGCAAATTCAAAATCATAATAATCTAGTTAAACCATCGAATTAATAGTGATATATTctcaccaaaaataaataaatgatcatattaattaaaaagtacCCTGCTGTTCTTGGTTGCATAAGCTATGTACATAGCTATGTATATAGTCTCTACAACACACCCAAAGGAGTTGATGGTGATGAGAAGGAAGGCACCCTTTTTCATTAACGCGTAATAAAGCCATAGCATTGAGCTGAACAATGCCACCTGGTAAGGCAGTGATTGGAAACTTTCCGTTGATTTCTTTTTGTATATTCTGTAGAATGTTGGTCTGAAATTTTTATGCAGAAAAAAAGGgtcattattattaatttcaaaccaTTGATTTTAGAGTCCAGTAAAAAGGAAGATGAAAAAGAATGATGCTTACAGTGGAGCCAGATATACAAGGACTGAGATGATGTTACCTGCCACCAATTGCAAACCAATTCATtggttatttattaaaaaaaaaaagaaaagagagtacAATTTGTATAATCATAAAGTACTCGCTGCTCAACTAGAAaaccaaaatgaataaaaatgcaTTCATGCAGATACAAAGGTATTGTttctaaataaatgaataatttcatatgattGGGAAGGTGGATCATTATTTAGGTGTCAACACTAAGTACTTGAAAGCGAAAGAACACGCCGTGTAGCTTTTtgttaaaaaagtaaatataactccacatatattatttaattaataaatatcaattttagTAAACTAGAGGGTACTTGAAAGAAAGGACAAAACCAACTTGTTGAAAACCATAAAGAAGGAACAAAAATAGTACGTGTATTATTACTTGTTTAGCTTTAACCAAATTATGACCAAACAAAGAAGCCTCCTGAAGAAATAAATTAAGTCGAGGATGGAGAAACTAACAAGGAAAACAATGAAGAAGCCCTAGCGTAACGTGTAAATATATATTACTCAAATAGAGGAGGAAAAAAGGCTTAAATGAAGCTAggaccaaaactaaagaaaagaagATGGAATACGGTGACAACATGAGGAGGAATTAGCAGCTTCAGTTTTATTCATGTCTGATGATGAGTAATGGAAATGAAGGTAAAAAGCATTTTGGCAATAATTATTACCTAAGACACCAAATGCAACTGCCAAGGAATGGTGATCTGCCATTAATGCCATTTGTATTaagcaaaagaaaagagagagaatgAATGGAGTTGGGAGTGTGGGGCTGAAAGGGTTATAAAACCCTAGCTAGCTCTCTTTCTCAGAAACTATGATGTGGGTGAGCTGAGGGGAAGGGAAAGGGAGGGGGGGGTTTATATATAGGGAGGAATGGTGGCGTGGTGAATCATTGATGCAAGCACACAGTGTATGCGTATCAAACTCCTCCTACTTGCATGACAAGTGGAAACATTAGTAGGTAGCCTCGCATAAAATCATTGATTTTTTGGCCTTACCAAATTCCCCTCTTACCCCCACGTGCTTCTTTACTCGCGTGTCCTTCATTCCAACCTATTTGGCATTTCATTTCGGTGCCACCTCCTTTACGGTTTAGAATTAActatatatttcaaataataataataattttgtgtgtgtgtgtgtgtttttacAGTGATATAATTACGTTTTTAACAAATGTCATTATATGGTTAACAGTAAATATATAAACAGGGACTTACCTTGGGATGTCAATAATTTCACATAACACACAACAATTATTTACCCCAAATAATCAAACTGCAGACACAGTCTCAGGTAAAGactgttttttcaaaaaaataatttagaaaaagaaaatcaaatttttgggaaaatttatcttgataaatatttattaattttttgtcttttgtctgacagatttggcatctcaaTCAAGTTCGTGTGGTCAAAATTCTCTAGTGATCCTCGTGTCATTCCTAACAATCCTTTGGTTACGGGTTTTTACAaggattaaatatttttatattttatgaaggGAATAGATCTCCCATTTGCAAATGAATTTTTGTGCAATGTAAtgtcataaataatttttttataagttgtcatacataaatttacatataatttttgttagcaatattaaaattatatatatacaattacacTAAATTTAagtttatgtattattttagacattaaattaaatttcatgaataattttacaacttattacagtaatttatatgtattttactTTAACCTATAGTCATAATTAGTGCATGcgttgtttattaaaaaaaagaaaagaaaagaaaaaaaagacgcGCCGAGAACAGGGGTGGCACGATATCAGCACGATATCAGCACGTTACGGGGATGAGAGACCGTAGAAAAGCCTAAATTCAAGTGAAGTAATGCCTTAGAAGCCGTTTCTGGTTctctttaaaaaaatgataaatggcATAATACGCGTCAGCCCTAATTATTACCATCTCTCTCCAAATGACTTCAGTTTGTTGTTTGTTTGATTACGTTTGGATTCTGTGCATGGCAAAGGTTTCGTATGGTATACGAGAATCTGACATTCTTTTTTCTGTTTTaagctttcttctttttttcgttTTCCTTTTCTTGTTATGCCAGAAAGAGGTGAAAATCATGAATTTGGACCAACAAAATCATATAATTTGCCTACAAACCAGTCCAAATATTACTAACGTCTCATGAGGGATTCATGTATATATTCACTTAAATAGAAAAACTTATGGAACATCAATGTTCTGTAAAACAATTATTAGATTCTTACTATAAAAACTTTCTTCCTAAAATGCTTTTGCTCATTGTATAACCGAGATGGAATATCAACAATGATCAATGACTAGCACATGTTAAACCTCCTTTCTTATGAAGCaacaaattgaataataaattaaagtatacAATATTCTTTTAGAGTAACATGTAACTCTTATTATATATCAACAAGCTAGGATTTTTATTTTGTTGAGGTTGGAAATATTGTTGGAGGGGttgaaattaagttaaaaatttttatgataattaaaatGTAGTTTTTGTTAttgtaagtttaaaattttataattttttaaaatattaaatcacaaatttatcattttgagaagtcaaaatttaacttcaccatgtattaatttataactttttggattttaaagagactaaaatataaaattttcattttaagggggtCAAGGCCCTTGCTTGACCCCTTTAGTGCTGCCTAGacctgctcatgggtcgggccactCGCCTAGGCCCAAAGGCTCGCCcaaaaagtgagagggtttgggcaaaaatataagcccgaaaaatgggcttggataaaaaataagaCTCGTTTTTTTAAATGGGCCGAGCTTCGGGTAGGGTTAGTTTGGATTGAGCCCAACCCAGCCCGAATAAGCTATTTTGCTATTGTTTTGCTGTCATTTCGCTactatattgctactattttgttattattgtttgaatattgtatagctcttgtatttttgttatatatgtatcACATTAGAGGTTGGGGCGTGGACATGTGTCGCATGAGTGTGCTGGCGCATCGCACCTTATTGCATGCATGTAGCAACAAAGGTCGATTGAGTGTCACACCAAGCCAATCAAGATACTAAGCCAATCGACGAAAGATATCACAACCCAGGCTCGTAATGTTGTGTAGTAGCTACGTAAATGATCTGACAAGGCTAGGTCTCGCACGCAACCGACTCGACTTGTGCCGGTTGCAACCGGTAATAAATGGTTGATGTAATGACCCATTTTTAATAGCGtaaaaaataatggtttcgggaccacaaatctgatgtgagagtctataaatattatttatttaatatctacGAAGTTATTTAAGTGTTGCATTAAGATTTGGCTTGGTAATTTTGACGTTTGGTTAGTTAATTAAGgaatgaggactaaattgtaaaagttacaaaagttaATCACTGTTGATTTGCacattttaaatgtttaaatagcttattaaggttaaaaaaatttgttaaattaagttaatattaaagattaaaatatgtaAAGATGATAAAAACatggaagaaagagaaaaacaCTTAACATCTTCTTCTTCATTCACGATAACTCCATTTTTTCAAGGGGGAGAGTCGACCTTAAGGCTTTAGGCTTCAAGTCCTTGATTGGTAAgcttaatttagtcattttcttgtaacttttatgtttttggaatcctgggagcttgatttagctaacccaaagactattttgtgaaatttttaaagtttttaaaagttttcattgatttttttcttgaagattttgtGGCTAATTGGTTATTTTTGAAGCTTGGATGTGTTAATGGAGTAGTTTGTAAAGTAaaagttgttagttttgaacatagggactaaaatacaataaatttGAAGTGtatgaaaattctaaaattttgtgTTCTAATAGACTGTTGGAAGATGAAATTGAGATCAATTTCGAAATTGAAGCTCAAATGTGAAAGTTATAGTAttttcgggtttagggactaaattgagataaATGAAAAACTTAAAGAATTGTTGTATAGATGAAATTGAACTATGGCATGACTTTAGTATGCTATTAAATGACAATTGAGTTAAATTATGCTTTAGACCAAGGATTACAACAATCAGAGGACGtacgaggaaaaggaaaaattatcgaCTAATTAGCTAAACCACTACGTTTTTGTTAAGTAAGTTCatacaatataattaaattgCTATTTTTGATGTGTTGTACTTGATTTTGAAATGGTGATTGTTGGTGACTATGAATTATGGTATAATGTGAGGTTAAATCCTGATGAAATTAGTAAAAGTCTCATATATGAGGTTACGGGTTAATGCCCGAAGGTTTCGAGCTTTAACATGTGGTGTGGACTCGAGAATACAAGTATATTAAGCCCTGACCAGGCTATTTTTTGTGTAGGTTTAACCTTGACGGGTGACTAGACACTATTATTCATTATTAGATTCGTGTAAGTTTAACCCAAACAGGTAACAATAAACTATTACTT contains the following coding sequences:
- the LOC107909537 gene encoding bidirectional sugar transporter SWEET15 gives rise to the protein MALMADHHSLAVAFGVLGNIISVLVYLAPLPTFYRIYKKKSTESFQSLPYQVALFSSMLWLYYALMKKGAFLLITINSFGCVVETIYIAMYIAYATKNSRVSAIKLFVAMNVALFSFIIILTHFLVKGSIRVQVLGWICVAISVSVFAAPLNIVARVIRTKSVEFMPFNLSFFLTLSAVMWFAYGLFMKDLCVALPNVIGFVLGMLQMLLYAIYRNSEKVIEEKKIPEQMKGVVVFSTLGPSEVYPVGVDIEPDVKPKEDTTENEQTGEPDKNDVKCLEDSSECPV